TCGAGTCTCCAGGTTGTGCCTCATAGGTTCGACCAGGGCGTGCCAGCAGCTCTCCCCCTGGCACGCCGACAACAACGCCTCATACGGCAGCTTCGAGCAGCTCGCCTTCCGGTGCCGGAGTCTGATAGTGCAATGCCAGAACGCGATAGGCGCGTGAACGCATGGACAGCAGTGTTACGAGCAAACCGATCAACCCGGCCACGGTGAAGAGCAGCGCCAGGCCACGATCGGTGCCGGTACCGAACCAGGGACCGATCAGCCACGTGCCCGCGCCGGTGGTCATGAACGGGATGAAGATGAACTGGGCAATCGGGCCGATCAGCAACGCAGTGACCGGCGTAGCCGCCTGCTCGATGCTTTGGGCAAAGCCGAAGACGCGCCCCTGCCGCTCAGGCGGGATGACCTTCTGGAGGATCGTTTGCTCGGCTGCTTCGACGACCGGAACGAGGCACAGCCAGACAAACACCCCGATCGCCAGCAACACGATCGACGAGCGGAGTGTAAAGACAGAGCTCATCGTCCACATCGCAAGATTGGCCAGAAAGAGCGTGCGCAGCGGCGATCGACCCAGACCTGCCCGCGCAACGATCAGCCCGCCGACGATGAACCCTAAACTCAGAAAGCCCCACAGAATGCCCCAGACCTGTACCGAGACCAGCAACAGGCCGTAGGCATCCATCAGCGCCATAAAAATGCCGCCCAGGAAGTTGTTGAAAGCGTGGAAGAAGATCAGTCCGAACAAGCCGGGGACTAATCCGATCACGCGAATCGTTCCGCGCAGATCGATCCGATCGCTACGCGCACCGGCCGGCACGCCCGCGCGCTCGGGTATCTCCACGCTCCAAAGGTGCGCGATAGTCAGTGCAGTCAAGCCGCCTGCCAACCCGAATACCCAACCAATCCCCAGGAACCCAACCGCCAAACCGCTGAAGATCGATGCTGCCAGAAAGGCGATGCCGCTGGCCGTCCCGATCAGACCGTTGGCCCTATCCCGCTGTCCCTCGGGAATCAGGATCGTTACCAGCGTTGATAGGGCGATCGAACGCAGGTTGCCCACCAATGCGCCCAGGAGCGCCAAAACGATAACTCCCCATAATAGTCCACTCGCGGCGTTGCTGAATGCCTGTGGCGGTGCAGAGCGGTAGAGGAGCCACACAGCCACATACAGCAGCAGCGAGCAGGCGCTTGACAGCAGCATGGTGGTTTTCTTGCGGTAGCGATCGACCAGCGATCCTAGAAAAAACCCTGCGAGTGCAACCGTAGCGCTGTACACTCCTGCCATGACCGAGGTAGCGATCACCGACCGGGTTTCAAGATATACCCAGAACGTGAGCGCAAACCAGACAAACGTGTTGGTCAGGGATGCGACAAGCGTGTTGGCAAGAATGGCATAGAATGTTCTCACGATGCTCTCCTTTGCAGCCCTGGCTCGTCACGCCGGGCGCCTTTGAGGGTAGCGCACTACTATGCCCCACGCATCGGACCGATGCTACATATCTGCCTGAACCAAAAACCAGTCCCCACGACTGGACTCTTGGCCGATGACACCGCAGCACCGCCTATGGCAAGCTGTACCAGACATCGTGCGCCAACATGGTCTATACTGTAGCGCTGCGCTGTGACAGGTACCGTCACCGGCGCGCATGAGACTGGCGGCGCCGCAAACGCTACCGCAGAAAGCAACCAAATACGACGCACCAGTATGCAGCCTGGCTCTGGAGGCCCTATGCCACCCGAACGACCCATCGTCATCCCTGGCGAGCGCATCTATCTAACGCACGTGCAGCGCGAGGATGTGCCGCTGCTGGCCGGCTGGTTTGCCGACCTCGAACTGACCGCCTACCTTGGCCGCTTCGGAGCCTCGTTCAGCCTGGAGCAGGAACAGCGCTGGTTCGACAGCCTGGCCCACGACAACCAGCAGGTCACCTTCGGGATCGTTGTCCGCGAGGATGAGCGCCTGATCGGCTCGATCAGCCTGATGCACATCGATCACCGGCATGGCACGGCGGAGCTGGGCATCGCCATCGGCGACAAGCGCGCCTGGAACCAGGGCTACGGCACGGAGGCCGTGCGCTTGATGGCTGAGTATGGCTGTTTCTTCCTGAACCTCTACGCCATCCGCCTGGCGCTGGTGGAGTTCAACGAACGGGGCCGGCGTGCCTATCTGCGCGCCGGCTTCCGCGAGGTCGGACGCTGGCGCGGTGCCTACCATCTCGACGGCCGGCGCTACGACCGCGTCTGGATGGACATCACCCGCGATGAGCTGGATCTGTCGCGCATACGCGCGCTGATCGGCCTGCTGGCCGACGATCAGCGCCCTGCGACCTGACAGCCCTGGCCCGGCGCCGGAGCGTCCAGAAGACGAAACCTGTCCTCTACACAAGGAATTGAGAGATGACTGTGCAACGTCTGAGTCGCTCGTTGCTGCGCGAAACCAAGGCCTCCTACGCCTTTGTCGAGCGCAACATCAACCTGGTCAAACGCTACTGGGGCTGGGAGGTGGTGTTTCTGCTCTACACCATCGTCAACGCGCTGTCGATCACCTTTATCGCCAAGGCATCGCCGGAGATCACCGGGCTATCGCTGTCGCAGGCAGATGTCAGCAATTTTATCCTCTATCTGCTGATCGGCGCGCTAGTGTGGAACTACATCTCGGTGCTCTTTGGCGTCGTGAGCGATACCATCACCTGGGAGCGCTGGGAGGGCACGATCGAATACACCTTCATGGCGCCGATCTCGCGGCTGACCCACCTGGGCGGCACCACGTTGTTCGCCATTCTGTATGGCATTGTGCACACCGCCGTCGTGCTGGCAGCGATCTCGCTCTTTTTCGAGATCGATCTGTCCAACGCCAATCCCTGGAGCGCGCTGGCGCTGCTGGTGCTGGGCAGCTTTTCGTTCGTGGGCGTCGGCATTCTGGCCGCCGTCTTGCCGCTGCTGTTTCCCGAGCGCGGCTCGCAGATGACCAATGTGCTCAATGCCCTGATCCTGCTGGTCAGTGGTGTGTACTTCCCGATCTCGGTGCTGCCGGGCTGGATGCAGACCATCAGCCGCTTCTCGCCGGCCTACTACGTGCTGGACGGCACACGTCAGGCGCTGCTGCACAACGCCACCATTGCCCAGATCGCGCGGCCCTACCTGCTGCCGCTGCTGGTGATCGGTATCGTGATGGTGCCATGCGGCCTGTGGGTCTTTCTCAGCGCCGAACGCTTCGCCAAGCGCAGCGGACGGCTCAAACGCAACGGATGACGGTGGCAGCGCGAAATGTGGTATGCTCTTCCTGCGCGCCCCGCGTACATTCGGGTCAAGGATTGCTGCCCATGCACAGCGAGTACACCGGCAGGCAGGTGCGCCTGCGCGTGCTGGAAGACGACGATCTGGACACCGTTCTGGCGCTGATCCGCTCGACGCCCAACTACTTCGCGGCGATCGGCTACGGTCGCGAGCCGCTCAGCAAGCTCGAACTGCAGCGCGACTTCGAGGAAGCGCAGGCGACCGAGGGCCGGACGCTGTATGCTATCGAACGGCAGAGCGACCATACGCTGATCGGCATGGCCGATGTGCGTCTAGAAACCACTATGTCCGATACGGCGACGATTGCACTGCTGCTGATCGCCGGGCCCTACCAGCAGCACGGCTATGGCAGCGAAGCCGCCGAACTGCTGGAACAGGCGCTGTGGGCCGAGCCGGAGGTTGAGTTCATCATGGCCGGCGTGGCCGAGAGCAGTCAGCTCGGCCAGCGCTTCTGGCAGAGCCGCGGCTACCAGCCCTCCGGCATGACCACCCACGATCCGCAGACCAGCCGCACCACGGTCTGGTTTGCCAAGCGCCGACCGGCATGAGCCGCGCGCCGCTGGCCGTCTTCGAGGCGTTGCAACGCGCTGTTGCTGCGGCCTCCACCGCCGTCGAGCGCCAGGCACTGGTCGAGCGCTGGCTGGCCGCGGCGCCGCCGTCGCCGTTGATCGGCGCGGACGAGGCGCTGATCTGGTATGCCGGGCCCGCGCGCAAGGTGGTGCTGCGCGGCGATATGCTCCAGGAGCGCAGCCTGCCCCTGACCCGCCTGGCCGACACCCCACTGTGGTTCTACCGGGCGCGCTACGAGCCGGATGCGCGCCTGGACTACCACCTGCTGGTGGACGGACGCGACGTGGGCGATCCACGCAACCCACGTCAGGCGCCGAGTGGCTACGGCCCACGCGCCGAGCTGCGCATGCCGCGCTACCAGGAGCCTGGCTGGTGGATCGAGCGCCCCGACACACCGCGCGGCCAGATCATCGATGTCGGCGCTGTGGCCAGCCGCGCTTATGGTACAACCCATCACGTGCGCGTGTACCTGCCGGCGGCGGCGCGCGCTCCGCTCGCCAGCATCTACTTCGGCGATGGCGGTGATTATCTGCGCTTCGGCAGCGCCGCTACGACGCTCGACAACCTGATCGCCGCCGGCGCGATCCCGCCCTGCCTGGGCGTCTTCATCGATCCCTCCGCCGAACATGGCCGTGCTCACGACTACGACTGCAACCCACGCTATGCCGCCTTTGTGTGCCACGAGCTGGTGCCGTGGATCGATGCGCACTACCCGACGCAGCGCCGCGCCGAGCGGCGGGCGATCGTGGGCGCCTCCTTCAGCGGGCTGATCGCGCTGTGGATTGCGCACCAGCGGCCCGACATCTTTGGCCTGGTGGCCTCCCAGTCGGGCTACGTTAGCCGCGCCGGTGATGCGCTGATCGACCGGTACCACCACAAGCCAACGCCTGCTCCGGCCGTCCACCTGCTGGTCGGCAGCTATGAAACCCATCTCGGCCCCTTCCCGCCGGGCCATCCCGAAGGCGACTTCGTGCGCGCCAACCGCGCGCTGCGCGATGTACTGCGTGCCCAGAGCTATCGCTCCGCCTACGCCGAGTACCACGATGGCCACGCCTGGGCCCTGTGGCGCGCGCGCTTGGGCGAAGCGCTGATCTTCCTGCTCGGCTAGTCCGCTAGCGCGCTGGCACACATCGTGCTCAGGCCCTGGGGGGCAGCCATCTAGTGGCCAGACCCAGCGAGCATCCCCCGCAGGAGGGCCTTCATGAAAAATGTTGTGGGTCTGTTCGATACACTGACGGAAGCAGAAGCCGTGGTGCGCGAGCTGCGCGCGGCCGGCATCGCTCAGGCCGATATCAGCCTGGTGAGCGGTGGCAGCGAGACCGCTACCGACGCGCTGCATGCATTCAACGCCGCCAGCGGCGAAACCGGTAACGAAGCACGCGAGGGCGCGGCGTTTGGCGCAGCCGGAGGCGCCTTCGTCGGGGGCCTGACCGGCATGGTGATTGGGCTCGGCTTGGTAAGCCTGCCGGGCGTTGGCCCGGTGCTGGCCGCCGGCTCGCTCGCCGCCGCGCTGGGCAGCACCGTGGTTGGCGCGGGCGTGGGTGCCGCAGCCGGCGGCCTGCTGGGCGCGCTGGTGGGCGCGGGCATTCCCAAGCACGAGGCCGAGATCTACACTGAAAGTATCCGCCGAGGCGGGACGCTGGTGCTGGCAACCGTCGACGACGCACACGCCGAGCGCGTCCGCGAGATCATGAACCAGCACAACGTTGTCGATATCGAAGAGCGTGGCCGCCAGTATCGCGCACAGGGCTGGCCGGCCGCGGCAGAGCCTGGCGTCGCCGAGCACGGCACGATCGAGGCTGAACGACTGCGCGCTACCGGTGCCGATCACGACCCGGCCGCTGCCGCACGCAGCGTGGCCGACGGTCTGGTCGCACCGGTGCCCAGCGCCTCAGCACCCGGCGCGACCGACGAACACCGCCCGGCCGACTATCAACCGACCGAGCAGCCCGACCGCCGGCGTGCCGAGCATGACGTGCCCGCAGCGGCAAGCGAGTGGGAACGCAGCTCCAAGACCGGCACGGTTGCCGGCGCGATGACCGGCGCAGCTGCCGGTGGCGTCGCCGGCATCGCCGGCGGACCGGTCGGCGCCGCCAGCGGCATGGCGGCTGGAGCAGCCACCGGCGCGGCTCTGGGCGCGGCTGCCGACGCATCCGGCGAAAAAGCCGCCGAAGAGCAAGGCAGCGACCAGCCGGCGCCACCCGAACACTAGGCTTCAGGCCCGCTCCAGGTGGGAGCGGGCCTCACACCTCCAAGGCCCCCTCCTGGTAGCGCACCAGGAGCGCCAGGCGATCGATGGCTTCCAGCGTGATCAGTTGCGGTTCACCACCCTCCAGATGCAGCACCAGCGTCTGACCAACGGCCAGATGGCTTAATGCTAGCGAGTTGAGCACCAGCAGCCGTCGGTTCTGTGGCTGTGCCAGTACCGGCACCAGGTGCCCCTCACGCACCTCAAGTTGACCATCCTGCAACACGCGTGACGTCGTCGGCAATGGCTGATCCATGGCTGCCCCCCTGCACGCGGCACGCCAGCCGGCGCGCCATGCGGTATGATATGCGGCGGCATGAATCAGATGCAACCGCGCTCCATGATCAAAGGCATTATCTTCGATTTTGGCGGCGTTTTTACCGACGCCCATGAGTCACTGGCCGGCTTTGCCGGTGTCGCCGCACGCTTCGGCCACACGCCTGAATCGCTCTACGACCTGCTCTACAACGGCAGCGCCTGGCAGGAGGCCAAAGTCGGGCGGTTGAGCACCGCCGCCTACTGGCGCAGGATGATGGCCGCGCTCCAGCTCGATCCGGATGGCAATCTGGACGCGTTTCTGGCCGAGCTGTTCGCCGGAGAACGACTGGACCTGGAGGTCGTCGCGATCGCCGAGGAGTTGCGCCGGCGCTACCCGCTGGCCCTGCTCTCCAACGCCACCGACAACCTGGAGACGCTGCTGCGCGAGCGCTTCGGCATCCGCCATCTGTTCGCCGTGGTGATCAATTCCGCCGTTGCCGGCGTAGCCAAGCCCGATCCGGCTGCCTACCGACTAGCGTTGCACGGCCTGGGCCTGGCCGCGGACGAGGTGGTGTTCATTGATGATAAACCTCGCAACATCGCGGCCGCCGAGCGGCTTGGCATCGCCTCGATCCTATTCCGCACCGCCCCCGAGCTGCGCCGCGAACTGGCGGCGCGCGGACTGCTCCCCTGAGGCAGCGATGCACCCGACGCACGGCCAGCACCATCCCGGCGGACGCACGCTCCGCATCGTCATGCTTGCCCCCTTCGGCATCCGCCCCAAGGGCACGCTCAGCGCGCGCATGCTACCGCTGGCCCGCGAGCTGGTGCGGCGTGGTCACTACGTCCGCATCATCGCGCCGGCCTACCTGAACCCGCAGGATGCCGACAGCGTGCGCTGGATCGATGGCGTTGCCGTCGAGCATGTGGCCCTGCCGCGCCTGCCCGCGCCGCCGGCGACGCTGGAGCTGGCCGGTCGGCTGCTGGGTGCGACGCTCCGGCAGCATCCCGATCTGGTGCATCTCTTCAAGCCCAAAGGCTACGGCGGGCTGGCCGCGCTGTGGCTGCGCCGGTGGCGTCCCGCGCTACCGCTGCTGGTTGACAGCGACGACTGGGAGGGCCGCGGCGGTTGGAACGATCTGGCAGCCTATTCGCGCCTGCAAAAGCTGGTCTTCGCCTGGCAGGAGCGCGATCTGCCCCGGCGCGCCACGGCGGTGACGGTCGCCTCGCGCACGCTCCAAACGCAGATGTGGGGCTTTGGCGTGCCGCCTGCGCGCGTGCTATACCTCCCGCTGGGCGTGCCGCCGACGCCGCCGCCGTTGCCTGAGCGCGCCGTGGCGCGCCGGCGGTTGGGACTGGACGCAGCGCCGGTAGTGCTGTTGTACACGCGCTTCTGGGAGTACGATCTGCGCGATGTGGTGACGGTGTTGATCGCCTTGGCGCAACAGCAGCCAGAGGCGCGCCTGCTGGTGATCGGCGCGGGCGAGCGCGGCGAAGAGGAGCACCTGCGCCAGATGGCGCAACGGGCCGGCGTCGGCGCGGCGCTCGATCTGCGCGGCTGGGGCGATGCCGCTCTGATCCAGGCCGCCATGGCTGCCGCCGATGTGGCGCTCATGCCCTACGCCGACACGCTGATGAATCGCGCCAAGGGCATGGCCAAGCTGCTGGAGCTGCTGCACGCCGGTCTGCCGGTGGTTGCCAGCCGCGTCGGGCAGGCAACCGAGTACATCCAGCACCAGCAGACCGGTCTGTTGGTCGCGCCCGACGATGGCGGGGCGCTGGCTGGCGCGGTACTGCAGCTGCTGACCGATCCCGCCACAGCGCGCCGCCTGGGACAGGCCGCCCAACAGGATGTCAGCGCGCGCTTCGCCTGGCCACGGCAGGCCAGCGCCCTGGAAGGGCTCTACGACGCGTGCGTGACGCGGAGGCGCGCCCGCTCCAGGAAGGCTAGCACCGCACAGGACTCGTGAGGGTAGCTCGCGACGCGCAGCGCTGCTATACTCACCTCGTTCGCCGGAGCGTGGCGATCAGGAGCAGACCTGCGCTGGAGTTCGTCCAGATGAACGTTCGCATCGATCTATCCGCGGGGCGCAACCCGTTGGCGGTCGCGCCCCGCTCGCAACTGTTGCGCGCCGTGCTGCTGGGCGTGCTGCTGCTCAACGCTGTGTTGCAGAGCTGGGCAGCCTGGCGCGAACTCTGCGACAGTGGCATGGACCTGCGGCAGGATTACCTGGCGGCGCAACGCATGCTGCGCGGCGAGGACATCTTCGGACACTTCTCCGACGCAGAAGTGGAGTCATTAGGCGGCCGCTTCCAGCTCGAACTGGGCATGTGGCAGAACGTGCATCCGCCCCTGCTGATCCTGCTCTTTACGCCGCTCGTCCGGCTTTCGTTCCAGAGCGTAGCTCTGCTCTGGACGATCGCCAGCGCGGTGGTATTAGTGGCGCTGACGCTGGCCATCTGCCGGCTGGTCGCGCTGCCGATCGCGCCGTTCTGGCGCTGGACACTGGCGCTGCTGCTGCTGGCCTGGTACCCGGTGTGGCACCATCTCCACGCCGGGCAACTCTCTATTTTTCTACTGGCTCTGCTGGTTGCCGCACTGATTGCCTGGCGACGCGGTGCGCACACATTGGCGGGTATCCTCTTGGCGCTGGCCACGCTGATCAAAATGTTTCCCGGGTTCCTGCTGGTGTACCTGCTGCTGCGGCGGCAGTGGCGTGTCGGGGTGACTGCCTGCGCAACGGCGCTAACCGTCATCAGCCTCCAGAGTCTGGCCGATCCGACGCTCTGGCCACGCTACTTCCTGGAGGTAGCGCCCGCCAATGCCGCCGGCTGGCGGGCGGCCTTCGGCAACGGCTCGCTGTTCGGCCTGACCGGACGCCTGTTGATCGGTGGGCCAGACATCGCGCCGCTGATCCATCTGCCGGCGCTGGAACCGCTGCTGCGCTATCTGCTCTACGGTCTGGCGCTGGCCTGGTTCGCCTGGGTGCTGTGGACGCGCCGTCACGCACCACCCCATCCCATCGGCGAGTACGGCCTGGCGCTGATCGCCGCGCTCTTGCTCTCGCCGATCACCTGGGAACATGCCGCTGTCTTCCTGCTGCTCCCGGGGCTGTATCTGACCAGCCGCGCGCTGCAGAGCGATCCCGCAGTCGATCGCTGGACGATCGGACTGCTCGGCTTTGCCATGCTCGCTTCATGCGTCCCCGCCGGCGTGATCTGGCAAGACATCTACAGAACCACCCAACCCGCACCGGCACCAAGCTGGCTTAACCTGGTCCAGCCCTACCCGCTTGTCTTTGTGGCCTGTTACCTAGCGCTTGGACGCAGCTTGATGCGTATAGGACGATCTCCCTATGTTCGATCAACTGCGTGAGCTGTTCCAAATCGACTGGCGCATCTTCATGGAGGCCACGGCCACCTGGCTGCGCGGTGGCAACCCTTATGGTCGCCTCTCGGCGGAATTCAGCGCGGGCGCGTTTGCCTACCCGCCCACTGCCCTCACCTGGCTGGCGCTGTTTGTGCCGTTGGGACGCTGGAGCTACTACCTCTGGACCGCGCTCACGCTGCTGGGCTGGTGGCTGGTGGCGCGGCGACGCTGTCCGGAGCAGATCGTGCTGCTGCTCTGGTCACCAATCGTCCTGCACCTGGTCGAAGGCCAAAACAGTCTAGCGGTGGTTCTGGTGGTGTGGGCGGCAAGCTTAGCACCGCGGCGCGGCTGGGGCTGGGGTCTGGCGCTGGCCTGGGCCCTGACCAAGCCACAGGTCGCGCTGCTGCCGGTGGCCTGGCTGCTGTGGCGCGATCGCCGCGCACCGACGCGCGCCACGTTGTGGGGCGGCCTGCTGCTGGGCACGCTGCTGCTGGCGCTTCCGCCAACGCTGCGCGATCCCGGCATCTGGCAGGAGTGGCTCGCCGCGCTGGGCAGCTACCGCGATCGTATTCTGCAGATGGCCGCCTGGCAGAACTGGGGCATCGTGCTGTTTGTGCCCGCCGCCTACCTCTGGTACCGCAGCCGGCGCGGCGGCTGGCCATGGTGGCTCACTGCCGCGCTTATGCCGCACACCAGCTTTTACTCGATGGTTGCGCTGCTGCCGATGCTGCGTCCCCGCCAGGACGGCTGGACGCTGGCCGGGCTGGCGCTGGCGGGCGTGTTGCAGGGCCCGATGTCGCCGCTGACCCTGCCGCTGATCCTCTCCGGCCACCTGCTGGCCGCCTGGATGCTGGCCGGCGGCCCGCGACGCGTTGCTGAGCGCGCCCCCACGCGAACGACTTCCACCTCCGTTGGGCACGCCTGAAGCGCGGTGCCATCCAGCCGCGCGCTATGGCTGCGTCGCGCCGACGCGCGCCGGCGCGAAAAAGACCGCCTCATCGGTACTGAAGACGCGCTGCCAGCGCGGGTTGTGCTCCAGCGCCGCCACCAGCTCCTTTTGCAAGCGTGGACTGACCAGCCAGCCGTCGAAGCCGTAGCGCGTCGTCAGCTCCTCCAGGCGACGGCCCTGGCCCAGTGCGATATAGTCGCGCCACTGGTCATAGCTATACAGTTCGATGCGCGGATCGACAAAGACACGCTGCTCGGGTGCGGCCCAAATCAAGTAGGAACCGAAGCCCATCTCGTGAAACAAGCGCTGCGGCCGCGCGGGCAGGGCCTGCAGGCGGCGCACCGCCTCCACCGGCGTGTCGGGAGTGAGCAGGCGCCCAAGCTGGGGCGGCAGCCCCAGCGCCTCCTTCCACCAGGGCAGCGTGGCGATCAGCAACGCCAGCAGCAGCGCGGCGATCGCGCGGTTGAGCGCCACGATCTCGACACGCACGCGCGGCCGCGCCGGCCCGGACGCGGCCAACAGCCAGGTTGTGATCGGCACGCTGACGATACCGAACCAGAGAATATTGCGCACCGATTGGAGCGCCAGCGCCAGAAACGGCAGCGTCAGCAGCACAACGGTCGACGTTATGCGTCGCCGGCGCACGATCAGCAGCGCGCCGAATCCTGCCAACAGGATCCAAAAGATGACCGTCATGGGCGAGTCGAGGTCGCGCAGCGGCGAGGCCCACTCGGTGACCAGCTCGGCCACGGCGCGATCGCCCACCAACCCGAAGACGTAGCCGTACACCGCCGGACCGCGCGGATTGAGCAGCGTCGCCAGCAGAGCGGCCAGCGTCCAGCCGGCCAGCGTCCCCCATGGACGCCAGCCCGGCCAGTCCGCGCGGCGACGCTCCAGCAGCGCGCCCGCGCCCACCGCTGCACAGAGCAGCGGCAGCAGCACAAAGGTGCCATGCAGGTTGACCCAGATGACCATCAGCAGCGGCAGCAGCCACAGCGGCGCCTGCAGCGCGCGCCGCCACCGCA
This is a stretch of genomic DNA from Kallotenue papyrolyticum. It encodes these proteins:
- a CDS encoding MFS transporter gives rise to the protein MVRTFYAILANTLVASLTNTFVWFALTFWVYLETRSVIATSVMAGVYSATVALAGFFLGSLVDRYRKKTTMLLSSACSLLLYVAVWLLYRSAPPQAFSNAASGLLWGVIVLALLGALVGNLRSIALSTLVTILIPEGQRDRANGLIGTASGIAFLAASIFSGLAVGFLGIGWVFGLAGGLTALTIAHLWSVEIPERAGVPAGARSDRIDLRGTIRVIGLVPGLFGLIFFHAFNNFLGGIFMALMDAYGLLLVSVQVWGILWGFLSLGFIVGGLIVARAGLGRSPLRTLFLANLAMWTMSSVFTLRSSIVLLAIGVFVWLCLVPVVEAAEQTILQKVIPPERQGRVFGFAQSIEQAATPVTALLIGPIAQFIFIPFMTTGAGTWLIGPWFGTGTDRGLALLFTVAGLIGLLVTLLSMRSRAYRVLALHYQTPAPEGELLEAAV
- a CDS encoding GNAT family N-acetyltransferase, translating into MPPERPIVIPGERIYLTHVQREDVPLLAGWFADLELTAYLGRFGASFSLEQEQRWFDSLAHDNQQVTFGIVVREDERLIGSISLMHIDHRHGTAELGIAIGDKRAWNQGYGTEAVRLMAEYGCFFLNLYAIRLALVEFNERGRRAYLRAGFREVGRWRGAYHLDGRRYDRVWMDITRDELDLSRIRALIGLLADDQRPAT
- a CDS encoding ABC transporter permease, producing MTVQRLSRSLLRETKASYAFVERNINLVKRYWGWEVVFLLYTIVNALSITFIAKASPEITGLSLSQADVSNFILYLLIGALVWNYISVLFGVVSDTITWERWEGTIEYTFMAPISRLTHLGGTTLFAILYGIVHTAVVLAAISLFFEIDLSNANPWSALALLVLGSFSFVGVGILAAVLPLLFPERGSQMTNVLNALILLVSGVYFPISVLPGWMQTISRFSPAYYVLDGTRQALLHNATIAQIARPYLLPLLVIGIVMVPCGLWVFLSAERFAKRSGRLKRNG
- a CDS encoding GNAT family N-acetyltransferase, whose amino-acid sequence is MHSEYTGRQVRLRVLEDDDLDTVLALIRSTPNYFAAIGYGREPLSKLELQRDFEEAQATEGRTLYAIERQSDHTLIGMADVRLETTMSDTATIALLLIAGPYQQHGYGSEAAELLEQALWAEPEVEFIMAGVAESSQLGQRFWQSRGYQPSGMTTHDPQTSRTTVWFAKRRPA
- a CDS encoding alpha/beta hydrolase, whose amino-acid sequence is MSRAPLAVFEALQRAVAAASTAVERQALVERWLAAAPPSPLIGADEALIWYAGPARKVVLRGDMLQERSLPLTRLADTPLWFYRARYEPDARLDYHLLVDGRDVGDPRNPRQAPSGYGPRAELRMPRYQEPGWWIERPDTPRGQIIDVGAVASRAYGTTHHVRVYLPAAARAPLASIYFGDGGDYLRFGSAATTLDNLIAAGAIPPCLGVFIDPSAEHGRAHDYDCNPRYAAFVCHELVPWIDAHYPTQRRAERRAIVGASFSGLIALWIAHQRPDIFGLVASQSGYVSRAGDALIDRYHHKPTPAPAVHLLVGSYETHLGPFPPGHPEGDFVRANRALRDVLRAQSYRSAYAEYHDGHAWALWRARLGEALIFLLG
- a CDS encoding HAD family hydrolase, coding for MNQMQPRSMIKGIIFDFGGVFTDAHESLAGFAGVAARFGHTPESLYDLLYNGSAWQEAKVGRLSTAAYWRRMMAALQLDPDGNLDAFLAELFAGERLDLEVVAIAEELRRRYPLALLSNATDNLETLLRERFGIRHLFAVVINSAVAGVAKPDPAAYRLALHGLGLAADEVVFIDDKPRNIAAAERLGIASILFRTAPELRRELAARGLLP
- a CDS encoding glycosyltransferase family 4 protein — its product is MHPTHGQHHPGGRTLRIVMLAPFGIRPKGTLSARMLPLARELVRRGHYVRIIAPAYLNPQDADSVRWIDGVAVEHVALPRLPAPPATLELAGRLLGATLRQHPDLVHLFKPKGYGGLAALWLRRWRPALPLLVDSDDWEGRGGWNDLAAYSRLQKLVFAWQERDLPRRATAVTVASRTLQTQMWGFGVPPARVLYLPLGVPPTPPPLPERAVARRRLGLDAAPVVLLYTRFWEYDLRDVVTVLIALAQQQPEARLLVIGAGERGEEEHLRQMAQRAGVGAALDLRGWGDAALIQAAMAAADVALMPYADTLMNRAKGMAKLLELLHAGLPVVASRVGQATEYIQHQQTGLLVAPDDGGALAGAVLQLLTDPATARRLGQAAQQDVSARFAWPRQASALEGLYDACVTRRRARSRKASTAQDS
- a CDS encoding glycosyltransferase family 87 protein, producing MNVRIDLSAGRNPLAVAPRSQLLRAVLLGVLLLNAVLQSWAAWRELCDSGMDLRQDYLAAQRMLRGEDIFGHFSDAEVESLGGRFQLELGMWQNVHPPLLILLFTPLVRLSFQSVALLWTIASAVVLVALTLAICRLVALPIAPFWRWTLALLLLAWYPVWHHLHAGQLSIFLLALLVAALIAWRRGAHTLAGILLALATLIKMFPGFLLVYLLLRRQWRVGVTACATALTVISLQSLADPTLWPRYFLEVAPANAAGWRAAFGNGSLFGLTGRLLIGGPDIAPLIHLPALEPLLRYLLYGLALAWFAWVLWTRRHAPPHPIGEYGLALIAALLLSPITWEHAAVFLLLPGLYLTSRALQSDPAVDRWTIGLLGFAMLASCVPAGVIWQDIYRTTQPAPAPSWLNLVQPYPLVFVACYLALGRSLMRIGRSPYVRSTA
- a CDS encoding glycosyltransferase 87 family protein translates to MFDQLRELFQIDWRIFMEATATWLRGGNPYGRLSAEFSAGAFAYPPTALTWLALFVPLGRWSYYLWTALTLLGWWLVARRRCPEQIVLLLWSPIVLHLVEGQNSLAVVLVVWAASLAPRRGWGWGLALAWALTKPQVALLPVAWLLWRDRRAPTRATLWGGLLLGTLLLALPPTLRDPGIWQEWLAALGSYRDRILQMAAWQNWGIVLFVPAAYLWYRSRRGGWPWWLTAALMPHTSFYSMVALLPMLRPRQDGWTLAGLALAGVLQGPMSPLTLPLILSGHLLAAWMLAGGPRRVAERAPTRTTSTSVGHA